In a single window of the Antedon mediterranea chromosome 1, ecAntMedi1.1, whole genome shotgun sequence genome:
- the LOC140048848 gene encoding tsukushi-like yields MMHIIFFSDVSSNPIHSIEPFTFINIQLQYVRIQYNHELQELCENAFALNTSFSVELWVANNRNLVNISTGTFKNVTSGSNIYLDRNSLQSIPSKAFQGEPIINMKLEDNNISFIHTDAFVALDSIYLLRLAYNNLKEIPILHANITDTLDLSWNYLTALGDWQLPSVKKIIINKNSIQRISKTVFANISSLEML; encoded by the exons ATGAtgcacattatttttttcagtgacGTATCGTCTAACCCTATACATAGCATTGAACCTTTCACATTTATAAACATCCAATTGCAATATGT GCGGATTCAATATAACCACGAACTTCAAGAGCTGTGTGAAAATGCATTTGCATTGAATACAAGTTTTTCAGTGGAATT ATGGGTTGCAAACAATCGTAACCTTGTTAACATTTCTACTGGAACTTTCAAAAACGTTACAAGCGGAAGTAACAT ATATCTAGATAGAAACAGTTTACAAAGCATACCTTCAAAAGCTTTTCAAGGCGAACCAATTATAAATAT GAAACTTGAAGACAACAATATTAGCTTTATACACACGGATGCATTTGTTGCATTGgacagtatttatttgtt ACGACTTGCCTATAACAACCTTAAGGAAATACCGATCTTGCACGCTAACATAACTGATACACT tgatTTGAGCTGGAACTATCTAACAGCATTGGGCGACTGGCAACTACCttcagttaaaaaaataataataaacaaaaatagtaTTCAACGCATCTCAAAAACAGTCTTCGCCAATATATCATCCCTAGAAATGTTGTAA
- the LOC140043856 gene encoding uncharacterized protein encodes MLIGNNITFIEEGAFSGTNLRLLFLYGNGITNISYETFKTNGTTLEYVYLFNNKLNKIGENALSQMVENGTIYLNCGGLRSIPTYIGKPVKTVCVTEDTEIDISIGGELLKFIGRGTGLSCNVKTDKCSPCKEGTYKICNEHNGICLKCPPGGFYQDRRGVIERNNYTETCKQCPIGSFSNHAGAASVADCQTCPSGTNTSTFANLNACYCLDNFHRTDRFGRCFPCPEGVTCNGGYQNLTRGYWWSWDFSVDCNVVEDKSRSSCLMAYTKFINNLQNDNFPVENPSILKDDVYTGPLPQVHMCPLGEKSCAVGLKLNETCAEGYTGWLCAACSNGHYELFNTCHKCQGPVVTVVIFLSISLAIVGLIVFIWRMQKRYADNQNFKIDSFVTYIKIAINFYQVLGILSEVTEIHWHTNFEYVGQILQYFDVIRYISMLSPRCLHESWNAYSSLLFAMATPLVIVVIMSTIYVTLYIWNKFHDVVMGSHVRDKCIVMSMLLLYLTYANTCADIMAVGPWSIRVFDVTSNGTVKKSVLTSDYSIDLDENGGSTYQINKTLVYVGLSYIVGFPLVIVLMLYYYHVRCYQHNETHVNGWMIGVQFFCGQYKHTFWFWESFELYNKAMLALIANLRDDVSSSLSYSLFFTVIFIVLHLYLEPMKVKSEHRFQQLTLTFIVVNLSIGAIVNLDQRGNGDNVIELLHKITPIILLMLNVSIMLVVIVDFVKKIKTECFSHDEPVRLLQISSDYPEEDADW; translated from the exons ATGCTTATAGGCAACAATATTACTTTTATCGAAGAAGGGGCATTTAGTGGAACTAATCTTCGTTTACT atttcttTATGGGAATGGAATTACAAACATTTCATATGAGACATTCAAAACGAATGGCACAACGCTGGAATACGT atatttatttaacaataagTTAAACAAGATCGGAGAAAATGCGTTGTCACAAATGGTCGAAAATGGAACAAT ATATCTTAACTGTGGTGGACTCAGGTCAATTCCTACATACATTGGAAAACCCGTTAAAAC TGTTTGTGTTACAGAAGATACAGAAATCGATATAAGCATTGGAGGGGAGTTATTAAAGTTCATTGGTAGAGGAACTGGATTATCATGTAATGTGAAAACCGACAAATGCAGTCCGTGCAAGGAAGGGACATACAAGATATGTAATGAACACAATGGTATCTGTCTAAAGTGCCCTCCAG GTGGCTTCTATCAAGATAGAAGAGGAGTTATTGAGAGGAACAATTATACAGAAACCTGCAAACAATGTCCTATTGGAAGTTTCTCTAATCATGCAGGAGCAGCGTCCGTTGCCGATTGCCAGACGTGTCCATCTGGAACCAATACCAGTACATTTGCTAATCTAAACGCTTGTTATTGCCTTGATAATTTTCATAGAACTGATCGTTTTGGCCGATGCTTTCCATGCCCGGAGGGTGTTACCTGTAACGGAGGGTATCAAAATCTAACAAGGGGTTACTGGTGGTCGTGGGATTTTTCTGTTGATTGTAATGTAGTTGAAGATAAAAGCAGAAGCTCTTGTTTAATGGCGTACACcaaatttataaacaatttacaaaatgacaattttCCCGTTGAAAATCCAAGCATACTAAAAGATGATGTATACACAGGTCCGTTACCACAAGTACATATGTGTCCACTAGGAGAAAAGAGTTGTGCTGTTGGATTGAAATTAAATGAAACCTGTGCCGAAGGATACACTGGTTGGCTTTGTGCTGCATGTTCAAACGGGCATTATGAGCTATTTAACACATGTCATAAATGTCAAGGACCAGTTGTGACTGTAGTTATATTTCTCAGTATTTCCTTGGCAATAGTTGGATTGATTGTCTTTATATGGAGAATGCAGAAAAGATATGCAGAtaatcaaaattttaaaatagattcatTTGTAACGTATATAAAAATAGCTATTAATTTTTATCAGGTTTTAGGAATACTATCAGAAGTAACAGAAATTCATTGGCATACTAATTTTGAGTATGTTGGCCAAATCCTTCAGTACTTCGACGTCATAAGGTACATTAGTATGTTAAGTCCAAGATGTTTACATGAATCTTGGAATGCGTACTCGTCACTTCTCTTTGCTATGGCTACACCACTTGTCATAGTGGTAATTATGTCTACCATTTACGTTACTCTGTACATCTGGAACAAGTTTCATGACGTAGTAATGGGGAGCCACGTGCGCGACAAATGTATCGTTATGTCGATGTTGCTTCTTTACCTTACATATGCAAACACATGTGCAGATATTATGGCGGTGGGACCATGGTCTATTCGTGTATTCGACGTTACATCAAATGGTACAGTAAAAAAATCAGTACTAACATCAGACTACTCAATTGATCTGGATGAAAATGGTGGATCCACATATCAAATTAACAAAACACTTGTCTACGTTGGGTTATCATACATCGTTGGTTTTCCATTGGTCATAGTTCTTatgttatactattatcatGTACGTTGTTATCAGCATAACGAAACCCACGTCAACGGATGGATGATTGGTGTGCAGTTCTTTTGTGGACaatataaacatacattttggTTTTGGGAATCATTTGAGCTGTACAACAAGGCTATGTTGGCATTAATTGCAAACTTAAGAGATGACGTATCTTCAAGCCTATCTTACTCTCTCTTTTTCACTGTAATCTTTATTGTATTACATTTATATCTGGAACCAATGAAAGTGAAATCTGAACACAGGTTTCAACAGTTGACACTTACCTTCATCGTTGTCAATTTATCCATTGGTGCGATTGTAAACTTGGACCAGAGGGGTAATGGAGATAACGTCATCGAATTACTTCACAAGATTACTCCAATCATTCTACTCATGCTGAATGTGTCTATCATGCTTGTCGTAATTG ttgatTTTGTGAAGAAAATTAAAACGGAATGTTTCAGCCATGATGAACCAGTAAGACTCCTTCAAATCAGTAGTGATTATCCAGAAGAAGACGCAGATTGGTGA